The Procambarus clarkii isolate CNS0578487 chromosome 39, FALCON_Pclarkii_2.0, whole genome shotgun sequence genome window below encodes:
- the LOC138372491 gene encoding uncharacterized protein — MPSILNSLHHHAHHPQQPPPPCPPSPTASTTMPIIPNSLHHHAHHPQQPPPPCPPSSTASTTMPIIPNSLHHHAHHPQQPPPPCPPSSTASTTMPTIPNSLHHHAHHPQQPPPPCPPSSTASTASTTMPTILNSLHHHAHHPQQPPPPPPPCPPSSTASTTMPTILNSLHRLHHHAHHPQQPPPPCPPSPTASTTMPIIPNSLHHHAHHPQQPPPPCPPSSTASTTMPTILNSLHRLHHHAHHPQQPPPPCPPSPTASTTMPTIPNSLHHHAHHPQQPPPPCPPSSTASTASTTMPTILNSLHHHAHHPQQPPPPPPPCPPSSTASTTMPTILNSLHRLHHHAHHPQQPPPPCPPSSTASTASTTMPTILNSLHHHAHHPQQPPPPCPPSPTASTTMPTILNSLRHHAHHPQLPPTHKL; from the coding sequence atgcCCTCCATCCtcaacagcctccaccaccatgcCCATCATCCccaacagcctccaccaccatgcccaccatccccaacagcctccaccaccatgcCCATCATCCccaacagcctccaccaccatgcccaccatcctcaacagcctccaccaccatgcCCTCCATCCtcaacagcctccaccaccatgcCCATCATCCccaacagcctccaccaccatgcccaccatccccaacagcctccaccaccatgcCCTCCATCCtcaacagcctccaccaccatgcccaccatccccaacagcctccaccaccatgcccaccatcctcaacagcctccaccaccatgcCCTCCATCCTCAACAGCCTCCACCGCctccaccaccatgcccaccatcctcaacagcctccaccaccatgcccaccatCCTCAACAGCCTCCACCGCctccaccaccatgcccaccatcctcaacagcctccaccaccatgcccaccatCCTCAACAGCCTCCACCGCctccaccaccatgcccaccatcctcaacagcctccaccaccatgcccaccatccccaacagcctccaccaccatgcCCATCATCCccaacagcctccaccaccatgcCCATCATCCCCAACAGCCTCCGCCACCATGCCCACCATCCtcaacagcctccaccaccatgcccaccatCCTCAACAGCCTCCACCGCctccaccaccatgcccaccatcctcaacagcctccaccaccatgcccaccatccccaacagcctccaccaccatgcccaccatccccaacagcctccaccaccatgcccaccatcctcaacagcctccaccaccatgcCCTCCATCCTCAACAGCCTCCACCGCctccaccaccatgcccaccatcctcaacagcctccaccaccatgcccaccatccccaacagcctccaccgcctccaccaccatgcccaccatcctcaacagcctccaccaccatgcccaccatCCTCAACAGCCTCCACCGCctccaccaccatgcccaccatcctcaacagcctccaccaccatgcccaccatCCTCAACAGCCTCCACCGCctccaccaccatgcccaccatcctcaacagcctccaccaccatgcccaccatccccaacagcctccaccaccatgcccaccatccccaacagcctccaccaccatgcccaccatCCTCAACAGCCTCCGCCACCATGCCCACCATCCTCAACTCCCTCCAACTCATAAACTTTAA